Proteins from one Malassezia vespertilionis chromosome 2, complete sequence genomic window:
- the IDH2 gene encoding isocitrate dehydrogenase (NAD(+)) (EggNog:ENOG503NVMJ; COG:E), with protein sequence MFFAVASRTVRPAAPLFASAKQVMCRGYAAQPAAPTSTYNKAPDADGKFTVTLFPGDGIGPEVSGAVQRIYESAGVPIKWEEADVTPSINAQGKQVIPDDTIASVRKNTVALKGPLATPIGKGHVSLNLTLRRTFHLFANVRPCMSIKGFKTPYDDVNTVLIRENTEGEYSGIEHEIVDGVVQSIKLITYEASERVARYAFYHAQQNNRARVTAVHKAPIMKMSDGMFLTACRNVAKDYPEIAYDEDLLDRACLRIVQDPSPYSDRVMVMPNLYGDILSDMCAGLIGGLGLTPSGNIGKDASIFEAVHGSAPDIAGMDKANPTALLLSSIMMLRHMRLFEHAEQIERAVFATIAAGERTGDLGGNLGTTAFTDGIISRL encoded by the exons ATGTTTTTCGCTGTCGCTTCGCGCACCGTCCgtccagccgcgccgctgttcGCGAGTGCCAAGCAGGTTATGTGCCGTGGATATGCGGCACAGCCTGCGGCGCCCACGTCAACGTACAACAAGGCGCCTGACGCGGACGGCAAGTTTACCGTGACCCTGTTCCCCGGCGACG GTATTGGCCCCGAGGTCTCTGGCGCGGTACAGCGGATCTACGAGTCCGCGGGCGTCCCGATCAAGTGGGAGGAGGCCGACGTGACGCCTTCGATCAACGCCCAAGGCAAGCAAGTGATTCCGGACGACACGATCGCGTCTGTGCGCAAAAACACAGTCGCGCTCAAGG GCCCGCTTGCGACTCCGATCGGAAAAGGCCACGTTTCACTTAACCttacgctgcgccgcactttCCACCTCTTCGCCAACGTCCGCCCGTGCATGTCGATCAAAGGCTTCAAGACTCCGTACGACGACGTGAACACGGTCCTGATCCGTGAGAACACCGAGGGCGAGTACAGTGGTATTGAGCACGAAATTGTGGACGGTGTTGTGCAGAGTATCAAGCTCATCACCTACGAGGCGTCGGAACGTGTCGCTCGCTACGCATTCTACCATGCACAGCAGAACAACCGCGCGCGTGTTACGGCTGTGCACAAGGCACCGATTATGAAAATGTCCGACGGCATGTTCCTCACCGCGTGCCGCAATGTCGCGAAGGATTACCCCGAAATTGCATACGACGAAGACCTTTTGGACCGTGCATGCCTTCGCATCGTGCAGGACCCCAGTCCTTACTCGGACCGTGTCATGGTCATGCCGAACCTGTACGGCGATATTCTGTCCGATATGTGTGCGGGCCTGATTGGTGGTCTTGGTCTCACGCCGTCGGGCAACATTGGCAAGGACGCGTCCATCTTTGAGGCCGTGCACGGCTCTGCGCCGGACATTGCGGGTATGGACAAGGCGAACCCcaccgcgctgctcctgtCCTCCATCATGATGCTGCGTCACATGCGTCTCTTTGAACACGCCGAGCAGATCGAAAGGGCCGTGTTTGCGACGATCGCTGCAGGCGAGCGTACCGGCGATCTCGGCGGCAATCTCGGCACAACTGCGTTCAC
- the IDH1 gene encoding isocitrate dehydrogenase (NAD(+)) (EggNog:ENOG503NV6I; COG:E) — translation MSVLSKVPCAALSNASRQASRLSRPRAVSTLSAQTPVSKGPTKYGGVYTATLIPGDGVGKEITDSVKEIFDNCNVPVEWEQCDVSGDPEGSASQFQQAMDSLRRNKVGLKGTLFTPTGAGSHNSWNVAMRQQLDIYASMVFCKTLKGVPTRHSNVDFVIIRENTEGEYSGLEHSPAPGIVESLKVSTRFKAERISRLAFDFALKNNRKKVTCVHKANIMKLGDGLFLNTFRRVAEEYKSVGIEPSEMIVDNTSMQLVGRPDQFDVMVMPNLYGNIVSNIGAALVGGPGTVPGANIGRDYALYEPGSRHVARDIMGTNKANPTAMVLSATMMLRHFGLDYQANLITAAVYRVISEGKVRTADLGGNATTQEFTQAVLQHL, via the exons ATGAGTGTGCTTTCCAAAGTcccttgcgctgctctgAGCAATGCTTCGCGTCAAGCCAGCCGCTTGTCG CGCCCGCGTGCCGTATCGACCCTCTCGGCGCAGACGCCCGTGTCCAAG GGCCCGACTAAGTACGGCGGCGTGTATACTGCGACGCTGATTCCGGGTGACGGTGTCGGCAAGGAGATCACAGACTCTGTGAAGGAGATCTTTGACAACTGCAACGTGCCGGTCGAGTGGGAGCAGTGCGACGTCTCTGGTGATCCGGAGgggagcgcgtcgcaatTCCAACAAGCGATGGacagcttgcgccgcaacaaGGTCGGTCTCAAGGGTACGCTTTTTACGCCCACTGGCGCAGGTTCGCACAACTCGTGGAACGTTGCGATGCGCCAGCAGCTCGACATTTACGCATCGATGGTGTTTTGCAAGACGCTCAAGGGTGTGCCTACGCGCCACAGCAATGTAGACTTTGTCATCATCCGTGAGAACACCGAGGGCGAGTACAGCGGTCTCGAGCACTCGCCCGCGCCGGGCATTGTTGAGTCGCTCAAGGTCTCGACGCGCTTCAAGGCCGAACGTATCTCGCGCCTTGCGTTCGACTTTGCTCTCAAGAACAACCGCAAAAAGGTGACATGTGTACACAAGGCCAACATTATGAAGCTCGGCGATGGCCTCTTTCTCAACACCTtccgccgcgtcgcggaggAGTACAAGAGCGTTGGAATTGAACCGAGCGAGATGATCGTTGACAACACCTCGATGCAGCTCGTCGGCCGCCCCGACCAGTTCGACGTGATGGTCATGCCGAACTTGTACGGGAACATTGTGTCCAATatcggcgccgcgctggtcGGCGGCCCTGGTACCGTCCCGGGCGCCAACATTGGCCGCGATTATGCACTCTACGAGCCGGGCTCGCGCCACGTCGCGAGGGATATCATGGGCACCAACAAGGCAAACCCGACGGCGATGGTGCTGAGCGCGACTATGATGCTGCGCCACTTCGGGCTCGACTACCAGGCGAATCTGATCACGGCTGCCGTTTACCGCGTGATTTCCGAGGGCAAGGTCCGCACTGCGGACTTGGGCGGCAATGCGACTACACAAGAGTTCACCCAGGCTGTTCTGCAGCACTTGTGA
- a CDS encoding uncharacterized protein (EggNog:ENOG503NXJP; COG:L): MEAALRALGIPDPVIQLADRQAREAILRLHAYKPQNDGPLPRALQSKIPAYRSAGLLVPVHVGNDGRLHVLLTVRAQGLNSHGGDTAFPGGRFELYDKDIEYTARREAYEETGLPINPRIVLKLCEMETFLSANELAVTPIVAFITDMTLPLRANTNEVSAMFTIPFESVLFETLPPAFYNNMDITPQSERYSTPLPGSTETPESAGSTGDATWHTAYDISWIGDVRMRRHTFWEANNPIRGLTSDVLLRAAIVAYGREPTYAANVKDQPSQAALLRLAFASPHAVRERNVRPRIRPWKAKV, translated from the exons ATGGAAGCTGCGCTCCGGGC CCTTGGCATCCCAGACCCTGTGATCCAGCTTGCAGACCGCCAGGCACGAGAGGCGATCTTGCGTCTGCATGCGTACAAGCCGCAGAACGACGGGCCTTTaccgcgcgcattgcagtCCAAAATTCCCGCGTaccgcagcgccggcctCTTGGTCCCTGTGCACGTTGGCAACGACGGCAGGCTGCATGTACTGCTTActgtgcgtgcacaagGCCTCAATAGTCATGGCGGCGATACTGCGTTTCCAGGCGGGCGATTCGAGCTCTACGACAAAGATATCGAGTATACTGCG CGACGCGAGGCGTACGAGGAGACTGGCTTACCTATAAACCCGCGCATAGTGCTGAAACTATGTGAGATGGAGACGTTCCTCTCGGCCAACGAGCTTGCCGTGACTCCGATTGTCGCGTTCATCACAGACATGACACTCccactgcgcgcaaacacaAACGAGGTATCTGCCATGTTCACCATTCCTTTCGAGTCTGTGCTCTTTGAAACGCTACCGCCCGCGTTCTACAACAATATGGACATTACACCGCAGAGCGAACGGTACAGCACGCCGCTTCCAGGCTCAACAGAGACGCCAGAAAGCGCCGGCAGCACTGGCGATGCAACGTGGCACACCGCGTACGACATTTCATGGATCGGAGACGTGCGCATGCGGAGACACACGTTTTGGGAAGCCAATAATCCGATCCGCGGCCTCACGAG CGACGTAttgctgcgtgcggcaaTCGTTGCGTACGGGCGCGAGCCAACGTACGCCGCCAACGTCAAGGACCAGCCCAGCCAGGCAGccctgctgcgcctcgcgtTCGCAAGCCCGCACGCAGTGCGCGAACGGAACGTGCGGCCCCGCATCAGGCCATGGAAAGCAAAAGTATAG
- the HTA1 gene encoding histone H2A (COG:B; EggNog:ENOG503P2TD) → MSSGGKSGGKAGDVSSAKTQSRSAKAGLQFPVGRIHRLLRKGNYAQRIGAGAPVYLAAVLEYLTAEILELAGNAARDNKKSRIIPRHLQLAIRNDEELNKLLGGVTISQGGVLPFIQSELLPAKSGKSKKAVGSQEI, encoded by the coding sequence ATGTCTTCTGGTGGCAAGTCTGGTGGTAAGGCCGGTGACGTTTCGTCGGCCAAGACCCAATCGCGTTCGGCCAAGGCCGGTCTGCAGTTCCCCGTCGGTCGTATTCACcgtcttttgcgcaaggGCAACTATGCCCAGCGCATCGGTGCCGGCGCCCCCGTTTACCTTGCCGCTGTGCTTGAGTATCTCACTGCCGAGATTCTCGAGCTGGCAGGTAACGCCGCGCGTGACAACAAGAAGTCGCGTATCATTCCCCGTCACTTGCAGCTCGCTATCCGCAACGATGAGGAGCTTAacaagctgcttggcggTGTGACCATCAGCCAGGGTGGTGTTTTGCCGTTTATTCAGAGCGAGCTCTTGCCTGCCAAAAGTGGCAAGTCGAAGAAGGCGGTTGGCTCCCAGGAGATTTAA
- the HTB1 gene encoding histone H2B (EggNog:ENOG503P1WK; COG:B) — MPPKPAEKKPPSTAGKAPASAGKAPTEGAKKTSKAPTKTGDRKRSGKVRKETYSTYIYRVLKQVHPDTGISNKAMAILNSFVQDIFERVATEASKLASYNKKSTISSREIQTAVRLILPGELSKHAIAEATRSVTKFSSA; from the coding sequence ATGCCTCCTAAACCCGCTGAGAAGAAGCCCCCGAGCACTGCTGGCAAGGCCCCTGCCTCTGCTGGCAAGGCCCCCACTGAGGGCGCCAAGAAGACCTCCAAGGCCCCCACCAAGACGGGCGACAGGAAGAGGTCGGGCAAGGTCCGCAAGGAAACCTATTCGACCTACATCTACCGTGTTCTTAAGCAGGTGCACCCCGACACTGGTATCTCGAACAAGGCGATGGCCATCCTCAACTCGTTTGTTCAGGACATTTTCGAGCGTGTCGCTACGGAGGCCTCGAAGCTCGCTAGCTACAACAAGAAGAGCACCATCTCTTCGCGTGAGATTCAGACTGCTGTCCGCCTTATTCTCCCTGGTGAGCTGTCCAAGCACGCCATTGCTGAGGCCACTCGCTCGGTGACCAAGTTCTCTTCTGCATAA
- the VPS24 gene encoding Vacuolar protein-sorting-associated protein 24 (COG:U; BUSCO:EOG0926510L; EggNog:ENOG503P12C), protein MQSLSRLLYGPSKEDRIREVQRRLRTEQRSLDREIRQIDQSTGKVKADIKRLARKGDTKNATMLAREVVRSTKHRTRLVTSKAQLNSIALQLQQQMAMFKVTGTLQKSTEIMRLSNSVLRLPQMSQSMREMSSELTKAGILEEMMNDTLDAGMLGDDAEELEEEAQAEVNSVLHELTDGKLGAAAPASTLPALDTAHETQDMEQMQAQLDVLLRGEHA, encoded by the exons atgcagtCCCTCTCACGGCTGCTCTACGGCCCGTCGAAGGAAG ACCGCATTCgcgaggtgcagcggcgcttaCGTACCGAGCAGCGCTCGCTTGACCGGGAAATCCGGCAGATTGACCAGTCGACAGGCAAGGTGAAGGCGGACATCAAGCGGCTTGCACGCAAAGGGGACACCAAAAATGCAAcgatgcttgcgcgtgAAGTCGTGCGCTCCACAAAGCACCGCACACGCCTTGTAacgagcaaggcgcagctgaacagcattgcgctgcagcttcaGCAGCAGATGG CCATGTTCAAAGTTACGGGGACGCTACAAAAATCGACAGAAATCATGCGCCTATCCAATAGTGTGCTACGTCTACCGCAAATGTCGCAGTCGATGCGCGAGATGAGCAGCGAGCTCACCAAGGCGGGCATCTTGGAGGAGATGATGAACGATACCCTCGACGCGGGCATGCTCGGGGACGACGCCGAGGAgctggaagaagaggcACAGGCAGAAGTGAACAGTGTTTTGCACGAGCTCACCGATGGTAAgcttggcgccgcggcgcccgcAAGCACACTTCCCGCGCTCGACACAGCGCACGAAACACAAGACATGGAGcagatgcaggcgcagctggacgtgctcctgcgcggcgagcacgcATAG
- a CDS encoding uncharacterized protein (EggNog:ENOG503NVPW; COG:D), with protein MPALNALATDTQASAKPSWSDGIDPDLEEELCVFGCQLIQQAGVLLSLPQVVMGTAQVLFQRFWYVSSMRNFQVLDISMGALLLASKLEEVPVRLRQVLLVYDYLVQRARRTEAFEYEPPHYHSQSFHDAKDALIVGEIQLLKRLGFHVQVGLPHALLINYMQLLGVAQSNTARAGHAPVLAAQRAWNILNDALQTPIYCLFPPHAIAAAAIYLLTLEDTEWAPLALPMEPSPWWALFDVSRDELRVIATHILRLYDAQGLGARVQARRAELVELATRAGLRAWLAQHA; from the exons ATGCCAGCGCTGAATGCACTCGCGACCGACACCCAGGCCAGCGCGAAACCCTCGTGGTCCGATGGCATCGACCCAGACCTGGAGGAAGAACTCTGTGTGTTCGGATGCCAGCTGATCCAGCAAGCGGGCGTTCTGCTTTCGCTGCCCCAAGTTGTGATGGGCACAGCGCAGGTCCTCTTCCAGCGGTTCTGGTACGTGTCGTCCATGCGCAATTTCCAAGTCCTGGATATCAGCATGGGTGCACTGTTGCTTGCGTCTAAGCTGGAAGAAGTGCCCGTGCGGCTGCGCCAGGTACTGCTCGTATACGACTATCTCGTGCAGCGAGCACGGCGAACGGAGGCATTCGAATACGAGCCGCCGCACTACCACAGCCAATCTTTCCACGACGCCAAAGATGCCTTGATTGTCGGCGAGATCCAGCTTCTGAAACGCCTCGGATTCCACGTGCAAGTCGGGCTTCCACATGCGCTCCTCATCAACTAcatgcagctgctcggGGTTGCCCAGAGCAATACCGCGCGTGCCGGACATGCGCCTGTAttggctgcgcagcgtgcgtggaaCATCTTAAACGACGC TCTTCAGACACCCATATACTGTCTATTTCCGCCGCACGCCATCGCGGCCGCTGCAATCTACCTGCTTACACTAGAAGACACCGAATgggcgccgctggcgctgccCATGGAGCCCTCGCCATGGTGGGCACTGTTTGATGTgtcgcgcgacgagctgcgcgtaATTGCAACACATATCCTCCGGCTTTACGATGCCCAAGGTCTCGGCGCACGCgtccaagcgcgacgcgccgagtTAGTCGAACTCGCGACGCGTGCGGGACTTCGTGCATGGCTTGCACAACATGCATAG
- the TFB4 gene encoding RNA polymerase II transcription factor B subunit 4 (EggNog:ENOG503NV91; COG:K; COG:L; BUSCO:EOG0926369X) has product MAAANVQASSARPPSLVSATSDDSGSSVVASPDFQVVLLDLNPVAWQEYAVAGTSDQPQQRADAVFAQVRQVLASVIVYLNAHTALQHGNGLAVYGVVNGNANLLYTTAPFARAAQHAADASTMSMCLPFKQVDDAVFLGARAMMDDAATRPEPEKPIGMVHALSLALCHIHRLCIATQASQDTEPQADGERTGPRQLAANAYRFRILVLSVTPDASAQYVPMMNAIFSAQKQDVNIDVCKLFGGDTVFLRQACYLTGGHYYRLEHTAGLLEVLMAVYLPSRIVRPLLMYPAMDDVDFRAACFCHRRNIDIGYVCSVCLSIFCAPREQCMICHAKFPTSTLQYCDDEEAVLAMLRKR; this is encoded by the exons ATGGCCGCGGCGAATGTGCAAGCGTCGTCCGCACGACCCCCATCGCTGGTGAGCGCGACTTCTGATGATAGCGGCTCGTCTGTCGTTGCCTCGCCTGATTTCCAAGTTGTACTTCTGGATTTGAATCCAGTAGCTTGGCAAGAATATGCCGTCGCAGGCACGAGCGACCAGCCCCAACAGCGCGCAGACGCGGTGTTTGCACAGGTGCGCCAAGTGTTGGCGTCTGTGATTGTATACCTAAATGCACATACTGCACTGCAGCACGGGAATGGACTTGCCGTGTACGGTGTGGTGAACGGCAATGC CAATCTTTTGTATACCAccgcgccgtttgcgcgcgcggcgcagcacgcagcgGACGCATCCACAATGAGCATGTGCCTGCCATTTAAGCAGGTTGATGACGCTGTATttctcggcgcgcgtgcaatgATGGACGacgccgcgacgcgaccCGAGCCAGAAAAACCGATTGGTATGGTACATGCACTGTCGCTTGCTTTGTGCCACATCCACCGCCTCTGCATCGCGACACAAGCGAGCCAGGATACCGAGCCACAGGCcgatggcgagcgcacggGTCCCCGGCAGCTAGCTGCAAACGCATACCGATTTCGCATCCTCGTGCTGTCCGTGACGCcagacgcaagcgcgcaatATGTGCCGATGATGAATGCGATATTCAGTGCACAGAAACAGGACGTAAATATCGATGTATGCAAGCTCTTTGGCGGCGATACTGTGTTCCTGCGGCAGGCGTGCTACCTTACTGGAGGGCATTACTACCGGCTTGAGCACACGGCTGGCTTGTTGGAAGTGCTCATGGCTGTCTACTTGCCATCGCGCATCGTTCGGCCGCTGCTCATGTACCCCGCGATGGACGACGTCGATttccgcgctgcgtgcttCTGCCACAGACGCAACATTGATATCGGCTACGTATGTTCGGTATGTCTCAGCATattctgcgcgccgcgcgagcagtGCATGATATGCCACGCCAAATTCCCCACGTCGACGCTGCAGTACTGCGACGATGAGGAGGCAGTGCTTGCAATGCTTCGTAAGCGCTAG
- a CDS encoding uncharacterized protein (EggNog:ENOG503NUHY; COG:T) codes for MHTQSEQDALPLDYYPSQVPIASSEHIAAKAHGEEASSDYNGLCFPPSFHESHVVSAEPADTEMQRATSTRDVAQQSCMPKKQGSWRSTVSTATSKSHSWDAATSHPYFRPKDRIPRYSGSGNALPKHSLDDWSGSDDALPSLPGSPGWARAQLLADPNATLPQPGCARPGPTPPRLLSSDTEIALSADTLHLLSRLSNVPFGHMTNYVETHVQAPSLPLVQALHDQSSVRPSHSGSSKSLSILNDEACMRNMQRREESMDASVARTMQFRSFDWTESACSSITHGESSQGRIAVDLQSPSAFACVSRVFPPSDKGTEDASALSDAPSAQKSRAMSPLHTSDLVGPGLFCDGALIQATMSPDREGLPSELRVVEYLGRGSYAVVYKVQEVLEASAPHSPRPFALKCLPKENLTPEMVELQRIEYTIHQSIPVHPNIVTLHGTFETPDWLFLLLEYCPGHDLYFWLEEADNFAPQASDAGSQSASLAGSELNELSETHESLAAPWLLSQSSPHSLLSPRRLELVAEMFAQMCRAVQVCHDHGISHRDLKPENFVVEDLRTASANNGVLDNTVVVKLTDFGLATLKDRCDDFNCGSKPYMAYECRNNVEDSYNPRYADVWSLGIVLLNLIFHRNPFSEPCAEHCASFSAFCCSPIQFLVRAFDGLTVETAKYLCDNVFCDVTRGQAKRITPTEFAEWARTLPQILALDEKTEHVQLENSLDSISPLLLSRIASSQAYSRYGSRVSSRTPSLQRQALSNSWHMTFSNRITSLRKEISPTPSGAACSN; via the coding sequence ATGCACACGCAGTCTGAGCAGGATGCCTTGCCGCTTGATTATTATCCATCGCAAGTGCCCATAGCCTCCTCTGAACACATCGCCGCGAAGGCACATGGCGAAGAAGCAAGTTCTGATTACAATGGCCTGTGCTTCCCACCGTCTTTTCACGAGAGCCATGTAGTCTCTGCCGAGCCCGCAGATACagagatgcagcgcgcgacaagtACAAGGGACGTGGCACAGCAGTCGTGCATGCCAAAAAAGCAAGGCTCCTGGCGCTCCACCGTGTCTACAGCTACAAGCAAGAGCCACTCATGGGACGCAGCGACAAGCCATCCGTACTTCCGACCCAAAGACCGCATCCCACGGTACAGCGGGAGCGGTAATGCCTTGCCAAAACACAGTCTTGACGACTGGTCGGGTTCCGATGATGCACTCCCGAGTCTACCTGGCTCGCCGGgatgggcgcgcgcacagcttCTCGCCGATCCCAACGCAACCTTGCCGCAGCCTGGCTGTGCCCGGCCCGGGCCCACGCCGCCACGCCTCTTATCCAGCGACACGGAGATTGCGCTTTCTGCTGATACACTGCACCTTTTGTCCCGCTTAAGCAACGTTCCTTTTGGGCACATGACAAACTATGTGGAGACGCACGTCCAAGCGCCATCTCTTCCCCTCGTCCAAGCCCTGCACGACCAGAGCAGTGTGCGCCCATCCCACTCCGGATCGTCAAAGAGTCTCAGCATTTTAAACGACGAGGCATGTATGCGCAAtatgcagcgtcgcgagGAAAGTATGGACGCGTCAGTAGCGCGCACCATGCAATTCCGCTCGTTTGACTGGACCGAGTCtgcgtgcagcagcatcACGCACGGCGAATCGAGTCAAGGGCGAATCGCAGTTGACTTGCAATCTCCGTCGGCCTTTGCGTGTGTTTCTCGCGTCTTTCCTCCGTCTGACAAGGGGACCGAAGACGCATCAGCACTCAGCGATGCGCCATCGGCGCAAAAATCCCGCGCAATGTCGCCTTTGCACACCAGCGATCTTGTGGGCCCCGGCCTGTTTTGCGATGGCGCATTGATCCAAGCCACCATGAGTCCTGACCGCGAAGGACTTCCCAGCGAGCTCCGTGTCGTCGAGTATCTCGGCAGAGGAAGCTACGCAGTGGTGTACAAAGTGCAAGAGGTGCTGGAGgcatctgcgccgcactccCCACGGCCATTTGCACTCAAATGCCTTCCCAAAGAAAACCTCACGCCCGAGATGGTCGAGCTTCAGCGCATCGAATATACGATTCACCAATCAATTCCTGTCCATCCCAACATTGTGACATTGCACGGCACCTTTGAAACGCCCGACTGGCTCTTTCTTCTTCTCGAGTACTGCCCAGGGCACGATCTCTACTTTTGGCTCGAGGAGGCCGACAATTTTGCACCGCAGGCGTCCGATGCCGGCTCGCAATCGGCGTCCCTTGCGGGCTCCGAGCTAAACGAGCTTTCCGAGACGCACGAGAgccttgctgcgccgtggctcCTCTCGCAGTCCTCACCACACTCGCTCTTATccccgcgccgcttggagCTCGTGGCGGAAATGTTTGCGCAGatgtgccgcgcggtgcaagtCTGCCATGACCACGGCATCTCGCACCGCGATCTGAAGCCGGAAAATTTCGTTGTCGAGGATCTCCGTACCGCGAGTGCCAACAATGGCGTGTTGGACAATACTGTGGTGGTGAAACTGACCGATTTTGGGCTCGCCACGCTCAAGGACCGGTGCGACGACTTCAACTGCGGCTCGAAGCCATACATGGCGTACGAGTGCAGGAACAATGTGGAGGATAGCTACAACCCACGATATGCTGACGTCTGGTCGCTCGGCATTGTGTTGCTGAACCTCATTTTCCACCGTAATCCGTTCAGCGAGCCTTGTGCCGAGCactgcgcctctttttctGCATTTTGCTGCAGCCCTATCCAGTTCCTGGTACGCGCGTTTGATGGTCTCACCGTCGAAACTGCCAAGTACCTGTGCGACAATGTCTTTTGCGACGTGACCCGCGGACAGGCAAAGCGAATCACACCGACTGAATTTGCCGAATGGGCGCGCACGTTGCCCCAAATTttggcgctcgacgagaaAACAGAGCATGTGCAGCTCGAAAATAGCCTCGACTCAATTTCGCCCCTGTTGCTCTCGCGCATTGCCAGCAGCCAGGCGTACAGTCGCTACGGCAGCAGAGTATCGAGCCGTACAccgtcgctgcagcggcaagccTTGTCGAATTCGTGGCATATGACATTTTCAAACCGCATCACATCACTCCGCAAAGAGATATCTCCGACGCCCTcgggcgctgcatgctCCAACTAA
- the ERG5 gene encoding sterol 22-desaturase (EggNog:ENOG503NVJI; TransMembrane:2 (o32-55i94-113o); COG:Q), producing MAASASGSEWETRLAANASAAHGMDSASAVGLFASTSTLQIIFTSLAVIAVLLGLEQVVYRRKKGSLPGPAWTIPIIGKFADSLRPSLEKYQEGWNSGALSVASVFHIFIVIASSTEYTRKILNSPTVFLNGKEHVDYRKGLNSLFTSRALGVYLGIQERIYKEHFSRWVQNPEDPAKPYMFALRDLNMDTSLRVFCGNYIPQEGANEISEHYWLITMALELVNFPFAFPGTKVYKAIQARKMAMRWFEHTAEESKKRMAAGEDVTCLTDAWVKAMLDARCNRENEELTADQRRVLLRDFSNREIGMVLLSFLFASQDAMSSGLTYLFQHFADHPEVLRKVREEQYALRGNDVDAPLTIDLVEQMQYTRAAVKESLRLKPPVIMVPYLTRKAFPIADGYTVPKGSMIIPSFWNSLHDPTAYPEPEEFKPERWLEGAGSPAQTNLKNWLVFGSGPHNCIGKDYAMQHLISVMGTASILLNWEHNETPLSEKVMVIATIFPQDGAHLKFTRRAPPKIGFSAAQAAAAPA from the exons ATGGCTGCTTCCGCGAGTGGTAGTGAGTGGGAGACCCGCTTGGCCGCGAATGCATCTGCGGCACATGGGATGGATAGCGCGTCTGCTGTCGGTCTCTTTGCCAGCACGTCCACGCTGCAAATCATTTTTACCTCGCTGGCCGTCATTGCTGTACTGCTTGGCCTGGAACAGGTCGTGTACCGCCGCAAGAAAGGCAGCTTGCCCGGTCCTGCATGGACCATCCCTATTATCGGCAAGTTTGCTGACTCGCTCCGTCCGAGCCTGGAGAAGTACCAGGAAGGATGGaacagcggcgcgttgAGCGTCGCGAGTGTGTTTCACATCTTTATTGTTATCGCTTCTTCCACCGAATATACGCGCAAGATCCTCAACAGCCCAAC GGTTTTTCTTAACGGCAAAGAGCATGTTGACTACCGCAAAGGACTCAACTCTTTGTTCAccagccgcgcgctcggAGTGTACCTTGGGATCCAGGAGCGTATCTACAAAGAGCATTTCTCGCGCTGGGTGCAGAACCCCGAGGACCCCGCAAAGCCCTACATGTTTGCACTGCGTGACCTAAACATGGAcacctcgctgcgcgtcttttgcggCAACTATATTCCACAGGAGGGTGCGAACGAGATCTCGGAGCACTACTGGCTGATTACAATGGCGCTTGAGCTCGTCAACTTCCCTTTTGCGTTCCCGGGCACCAAGGTGTACAAGGCCATCCAAGCGCGTAAAATGGCCATGCGCTGGTTCGAGCACACGGCAGAAGAAAGCAAGAAGCGCATGGCCGCCGGCGAAGATGTCACTTGCCTGACCGACGCCTGGGTCAAGGCCATGCTGGACGCACGCTGTAACCGCGAAAACGAAGAGCTTACCGCGGACCAGCGCCGTGTTCTTCTGCGCGACTTTTCGAACCGCGAGATTGGCATGGTGCTGCTGAGTTTCCTGTTTGCCTCGCAGGATGCCATGTCCAGCGGCCTGACCTATCTCTTCCAGCACTTTGCCGACCACCCGGAGGTGCTccgcaaggtgcgcgaggagcagTACGCGCTCCGCGGCAACGACGTGGATGCCCCACTTACGATTGATTTGGTCGAGCAGATGCAATacacacgcgcggctgTCAAAGAGAGCCTGCGTCTGAAGCCGCCGGTGATTATGGTGCCGTACCTGACGCGCAAAGCGTTCCCTATCGCGGACGGCTACACGGTGCCGAAAGGCAGCATGATTATTCCTAGTTTCTGGAACAGTCTGCACGACCCCACAGCGTATCCTGAGCCAGAAGAGTTCAAGCCAGAGCGCTGGCTCGAGGGCGCTGGGTCTCCCGCCCAGACTAACCTTAAGAACTGGCTCGTATTTGGCAGTGGCCCGCACAACTGCATCGGCAAGGACTACGCCATGCAGCACCTAATCTCTGTTATGGGCACCGCTTCCATTCTATTGAATTGGGAGCACAACGAGACACCTTTGAGCGAAAAAGTGATGGTCATTGCGACTATTTTCCCGCAGGATGGTGCGCATCTTAAAttcacgcgccgcgcacccCCAAAGATTGGCTtcagtgccgcgcaagctgccgcggcgccggcatAA